The Streptomyces sp. 11x1 genomic sequence CTGCACCGACCGCGATCTGACGGTCCGCTTCGTGTCCAACGTGGACGGGGCGGATCTGCACGAGGCGGTGCGGGACCTGGACGCCGCGGAGACGCTGTTCATCATCGCCTCCAAGACGTTCACCACGATCGAGACGATCACCAACGCGACCTCCGCGCGCGACTGGCTGCTCACCGAGCTGAAGGCCGGCCCCGAGGCTGTCGCCAAGCACTTCGTGGCGCTGTCGACGAACGCTCAGAAGGTGTCGGACTTCGGTATCGACACCGCCAACATGTTCGAGTTCTGGGACTGGGTCGGCGGCCGCTACTCGTTCGACTCGGCGATCGGGCTGTCCCTGATGATCGCGATCGGTCCCGACCGCTTCCGGGAGATGCTCGACGGGTTCCACCTCGTCGACGAGCACTTCCGCACGGCACCCGCCGAGTCCAATGTGCCGCTGCTGCTCGGCCTGTTGGGGATCTGGTACGGCAACTTCCACGACGCCCAGTCGCACGCGGTGCTGCCGTACAGCCACTACCTGTCCAAGTTCACGGCCTACCTCCAGCAGCTGGACATGGAGTCCAACGGCAAGTACGTGGGCCGGGACGGGGTGCCTGTGGAGTGGCAGACCGGGCCGGTGGTCTGGGGCACGCCCGGGACGAACGGGCAGCACGCGTACTACCAGTTGATCCACCAGGGCACCAAGCTGATCCCGGCGGACTTCATCGGGTTCGCCGAGCCGGTCGCCGAGCTGAGCGACACGCTCAAGGCCCAGCACGACCTCCTGATGGCCAACTTCTTCGCCCAGACCCAGGCACTGGCCTTCGGCAAGACGCCGGACGAGGTGCGGGCGGAGGGCGTGCCGGAGGAGCTGGTGCCGCACAAGACGTTCAAGGGCAACCACCCGACGACCACGATCCTGGCCAAGGAGCTGACCCCGTCGGTCCTCGGTCAGCTCATCGCGCTGTACGAGCACAAGGTGTTCGTCCAGGGCGCCGTCTGGAACATCGACTCCTTCGACCAGTGGGGGGTCGAGCTGGGCAAGGTTCTCGCCAAGCGCGTCGAGCCGGCCCTCACGGAAGGCGC encodes the following:
- the pgi gene encoding glucose-6-phosphate isomerase, which translates into the protein MNAESRTRLNQTPEWTALAEHREQQGDVQLRELFAADPGRGAGYTLEVGDLHVDYSKHLVTDETLRLLRELAAATDVFGLRDAMFRGEKINTTEDRAVLHIALRAPRDAVIEVDGENVVPGVHAVLDKMAGFAERIRSGEWTGHTGRRIKNVVNIGIGGSDLGPAMAYEVLRSCTDRDLTVRFVSNVDGADLHEAVRDLDAAETLFIIASKTFTTIETITNATSARDWLLTELKAGPEAVAKHFVALSTNAQKVSDFGIDTANMFEFWDWVGGRYSFDSAIGLSLMIAIGPDRFREMLDGFHLVDEHFRTAPAESNVPLLLGLLGIWYGNFHDAQSHAVLPYSHYLSKFTAYLQQLDMESNGKYVGRDGVPVEWQTGPVVWGTPGTNGQHAYYQLIHQGTKLIPADFIGFAEPVAELSDTLKAQHDLLMANFFAQTQALAFGKTPDEVRAEGVPEELVPHKTFKGNHPTTTILAKELTPSVLGQLIALYEHKVFVQGAVWNIDSFDQWGVELGKVLAKRVEPALTEGAEVPGLDESTKALVAKYRALRGRS